The following coding sequences lie in one Arachis hypogaea cultivar Tifrunner chromosome 4, arahy.Tifrunner.gnm2.J5K5, whole genome shotgun sequence genomic window:
- the LOC112795135 gene encoding uncharacterized protein — protein sequence MDMSKDWMDTPRHEKEYQVGVERFLHFAFSSKGVPQGEEIQCPCAKCCNIFWLKRDDIYDHLICHGFVKRYRRWFNHGESLFAMDIDSDIGGEYNCNDNIDELLRDRFRDNTQVDGQNMGPNECANEFYKLVDEASQELYPGCKGFTRLSFTIRLYLLKCLHGWSNASFTSLLELLKEAMPYLNIPISFDKTKNMVKNLGLDYQKIDACRNDCMLYRNGYENDSSCHVCGISRYIEHHEEEDDVTSSRKPRKVAAKTLRHFPLIPRLQRLFMCTRTVEAMSWHHNELVKDGSLRHPANGQSWKAFDNRHEDFAKEPRNVRLGLASDGFNPFRTLSSTHSTWPVVLMVYNLPPWMSMKPDYFMLSLLIPGPQSPGNDIDIYLQPLIEELKELWESGVETYDCITFLLML from the coding sequence ATGGATATGTCAAAAGACTGGATGGATACACCACGTCATGAGAAAGAATATCAAGTTGGTGTAGAAAGATTTTTACACTTTGCTTTCTCATCAAAGGGAGTTCCTCAAGGGGAAGAAATTCAATGCCCTTGTGCAAAGTGTTGTAATATATTTTGGTTAAAGAGAGATGACATATATGATCATCTAATATGTCACGGTTTTGTAAAACGTTATAGGCGGTGGTTTAATCATGGGGAATCACTTTTTGCTATGGATATTGACAGTGACATAGGCGGTGAATATAACTGCAATGATAACATTGATGAGTTGTTACGTGATAGATTTCGAGATAATACACAAGTTGACGGACAAAACATGGGGCCTAACGAATGTGCAAATGAATTTTATAAATTGGTAGACGAGGCAAGCCAAGAACTATACCCCGGGTGCAAAGGATTCACAAGATTATCCTTTACCATTCGTCTTTACTTGTTAAAATGCTTGCATGGTTGGAGTAATGCGTCATTTACTTCTCTCTTGGAATTATTGAAAGAAGCAATGCCATATTTGAATATTCCTATTTCTTTTGATAAAACCAAGAATATGGTGAAGAACTTGGGTCTTGACTACCAAAAGATCGATGCATGTCGCAATGACTGCATGTTGTATCGGAACGGGTATGAGAATGACTCATCTTGTCATGTCTGTGGAATATCCCGTTATATTGagcatcatgaagaagaggatgaTGTTACCTCATCTAGAAAGCCTCGCAAAGTTGCTGCAAAAACTCTAAGGCATTTCCCTTTGATTCCCAGACTTCAACGGCTTTTTATGTGCACAAGAACTGTCGAAGCTATGTCTTGGCATCACAATGAGCTTGTTAAAGACGGGTCCTTAAGGCATCCTGCCAATGGTCAATCTTGGAAAGCATTTGACAATCGACATGAAGATTTTGCAAAGGAGCCTCGTAATGTGAGACTTGGATTAGCAAGCGACGGATTCAATCCATTCCGAACTTTGAGCAGTACACATAGTACATGGCCTGTTGTTCTGATGGTGTATAATCTACCCCCTTGGATGAGCATGAAGCCTGATTATTTTATGCTATCTTTACTCATTCCTGGACCACAATCACCGGGAAATGACATTGATATCTATCTTCAACCGTTGattgaagaattaaaagaattatGGGAGTCAGGTGTCGAAACATATGATTGTATCACGTTTTTATTGATGCTATAA